A genomic segment from Syntrophotalea acetylenivorans encodes:
- the rplQ gene encoding 50S ribosomal protein L17: MRHNKSGRRLGRNSSHRAAMMRNMVTSLLDHEKITTTITRAKELRKVAEKMITLGKRGDLHARRQALQVIRDRKVVGKLFEMVAPRYKDRPGGYTRIIKLGNRAGDNAPVCLIELVEEEFTPRPKKVVAEAAADVAPVEEPVVEAATEEVVAESEAEAEDKD, from the coding sequence ATGCGTCACAATAAATCCGGCAGGCGGCTTGGCCGCAATTCGAGTCATCGGGCCGCCATGATGCGCAACATGGTGACATCGCTTCTCGATCATGAAAAAATCACCACGACCATAACTCGTGCTAAAGAGTTGCGGAAAGTTGCTGAGAAGATGATCACCCTCGGTAAGCGTGGAGATTTGCACGCTCGGCGGCAGGCCCTGCAGGTCATTCGTGATCGCAAGGTTGTTGGTAAGCTGTTTGAAATGGTCGCGCCCCGATACAAAGACCGTCCCGGTGGTTACACTCGGATTATCAAGCTTGGCAATCGTGCGGGCGACAATGCACCGGTATGTCTGATCGAATTGGTCGAGGAGGAATTCACTCCCCGTCCCAAAAAAGTAGTTGCCGAGGCTGCAGCTGATGTTGCTCCTGTTGAAGAGCCTGTAGTTGAGGCTGCTACCGAGGAAGTCGTGGCTGAGTCAGAAGCTGAAGCCGAAGACAAAGACTAG
- a CDS encoding DNA-directed RNA polymerase subunit alpha, with protein sequence MYKNWRDLIKPKRLQIESDSLSDTYGKFKAEPFERGFGTTLGNALRRVLLSSLQGAAITSVRIKGVLHEFSTIPGVTEDVTDIILNLKGVLLKLHGNEVRNIRIVKKGAGVITAGDIVTDSHVEVLNPDHHILTCSKEADVEMDMVVAMGKGYVPAERNRDEKAPVGTIPIDAIFSPIKKVNFTVTNARVGQITNFDKLNLEVFTDGSVRADDAVAYGAKILKEQLQIFINFDEEAETHGVDENEESRKINENLYRSVDELELSVRSANCLKNANIHLIGDLVQRSEAEMLKTQNFGRKSLNEIKDILAEMGLSLGMALEGFPDPEYLKMIREGSEDL encoded by the coding sequence ATGTATAAAAACTGGAGAGATCTCATCAAGCCCAAGCGCCTCCAGATTGAATCGGACAGTCTGTCCGATACTTATGGGAAGTTTAAGGCGGAACCTTTTGAACGTGGATTTGGCACTACTTTGGGTAATGCCCTGCGCCGAGTTCTTTTGTCGTCTTTACAGGGTGCCGCTATTACGTCCGTACGGATTAAAGGCGTACTCCATGAGTTCTCGACAATCCCCGGTGTTACCGAGGATGTCACCGACATTATTTTGAACCTCAAGGGTGTTTTGCTTAAGTTGCACGGCAATGAGGTACGAAACATTCGCATTGTCAAAAAGGGTGCCGGGGTAATAACGGCAGGTGACATTGTGACCGACTCACATGTCGAGGTGCTTAACCCTGATCATCATATTTTGACCTGCTCCAAAGAAGCGGATGTTGAAATGGACATGGTTGTGGCTATGGGTAAGGGTTATGTCCCTGCCGAGCGCAATCGTGATGAAAAGGCACCGGTAGGCACCATTCCGATTGATGCTATCTTCTCGCCTATCAAGAAGGTGAACTTTACTGTAACCAACGCTCGTGTTGGGCAGATCACCAACTTTGATAAGCTGAATCTCGAGGTCTTTACCGATGGCAGCGTGCGTGCTGATGATGCTGTTGCCTACGGGGCTAAGATTCTTAAGGAACAGTTGCAGATTTTCATCAATTTTGATGAAGAAGCTGAAACGCACGGCGTCGACGAGAATGAAGAGAGTCGAAAGATTAACGAAAACCTCTATCGTTCAGTGGATGAGCTTGAGCTTTCGGTGCGTAGCGCCAACTGCCTCAAAAATGCCAATATTCACCTGATCGGTGACCTTGTGCAGCGGTCCGAAGCTGAAATGCTTAAAACCCAGAACTTCGGACGCAAATCACTGAATGAGATCAAGGACATCTTGGCTGAGATGGGCTTGTCTCTGGGGATGGCCCTGGAGGGTTTTCCCGACCCTGAATATCTTAAGATGATTCGTGAGGGAAGTGAGGATCTTTGA
- the rpsD gene encoding 30S ribosomal protein S4 — protein sequence MARYTGPVCRQCRRENMKLFLKGDRCYTDKCAVERRNYAPGIHGQGRVKVSEYGTQLREKQRVKRTYGLLEKQFRAYFAKADRAKGVTGENLLVLLERRLDSVVYRLGFASSRNEARLLIRQGHFLVNGRKVNIPSFIMRINDVVELREKSRQITRVNDSLDGVMRRGVPSWVELERDAFKGTLKTLPVREEMTTPAFQEQLIVELYSK from the coding sequence TTGGCTAGATATACTGGACCCGTCTGCCGTCAGTGTAGAAGGGAAAATATGAAGTTGTTCCTGAAAGGGGACAGGTGCTACACCGACAAGTGTGCTGTTGAACGGCGGAACTATGCCCCGGGCATTCATGGCCAGGGTCGTGTTAAGGTCTCTGAATACGGAACCCAGTTGCGTGAAAAGCAACGTGTTAAACGCACTTACGGTTTGCTTGAGAAGCAGTTCCGCGCTTATTTTGCCAAGGCTGATCGTGCAAAGGGCGTAACTGGCGAGAACCTGCTCGTATTGCTTGAGCGTCGGCTCGATAGTGTTGTTTACCGTCTCGGCTTTGCCAGTTCCCGCAATGAGGCTCGTTTGCTCATCCGTCAGGGACATTTTCTGGTCAATGGTCGCAAAGTAAATATTCCCTCTTTTATCATGCGCATCAACGACGTCGTCGAATTGCGTGAAAAGAGCCGTCAGATCACGCGTGTCAACGATTCTCTCGACGGTGTGATGCGGCGTGGCGTACCTTCCTGGGTAGAGTTGGAGCGGGATGCCTTTAAGGGAACCTTGAAGACTCTGCCTGTTCGCGAAGAGATGACGACTCCTGCGTTCCAGGAGCAGTTGATCGTCGAGCTCTACTCGAAGTAA
- the rpsK gene encoding 30S ribosomal protein S11, which produces MAKPGKKTVRKSREKKNVANGIAHIQATFNNTIVTFTDVSGNVVSWSTCGANSFKGSRKSTPFAAQIAAEEAAKKAQEHGMRSVEIRVKGPGSGRESALRAISAAGLNISMIKDVTPIPHNGCRPPKRRRV; this is translated from the coding sequence ATGGCTAAGCCTGGTAAGAAGACGGTAAGAAAGAGTAGAGAAAAAAAGAATGTTGCTAATGGTATTGCGCACATTCAGGCAACCTTCAATAATACTATCGTGACGTTTACTGATGTCAGCGGTAATGTGGTTTCCTGGTCGACTTGTGGTGCCAATAGCTTTAAGGGTTCCCGTAAGAGTACCCCTTTCGCGGCCCAGATTGCTGCTGAAGAAGCTGCCAAGAAAGCGCAAGAGCATGGCATGCGTTCAGTTGAAATTCGTGTTAAAGGTCCCGGCTCCGGCCGTGAATCAGCCCTGAGAGCCATTTCGGCTGCTGGTCTGAACATCAGCATGATTAAGGATGTGACCCCCATTCCGCACAACGGTTGTCGGCCGCCGAAGCGCAGAAGAGTCTAA
- the rpsM gene encoding 30S ribosomal protein S13, with amino-acid sequence MARIAGNDLPRNKRIEIALTYIYGVGRSLSQNILQKAGVDPNTRTDDLTDAEVAKIREVIDGGYEVEGDLRRVVSTNIKRLMDLGCYRGLRHRRGLPVRGQKTKTNARTRKGPRKTVAGKKK; translated from the coding sequence TTGGCACGTATTGCTGGTAACGACTTACCAAGAAATAAACGGATTGAGATTGCCCTCACCTACATCTACGGTGTAGGCCGGTCTTTGTCCCAAAATATTTTGCAGAAAGCCGGAGTGGATCCCAATACCCGCACTGACGATCTGACCGACGCTGAAGTTGCTAAGATCAGAGAGGTTATTGACGGCGGATATGAGGTTGAGGGCGATTTGCGCCGGGTTGTTTCGACCAATATCAAGCGCCTTATGGATTTAGGCTGCTATCGCGGCCTGCGTCACCGCCGCGGTCTGCCGGTGCGCGGACAGAAAACCAAAACCAACGCACGGACCCGGAAGGGGCCTAGAAAAACTGTGGCTGGTAAGAAGAAATAA
- the rpmJ gene encoding 50S ribosomal protein L36, whose product MKVRASVKPICVKCKVIKRKGILRVICENPKHKQKQG is encoded by the coding sequence ATGAAAGTGCGAGCTTCGGTCAAACCGATTTGCGTTAAGTGCAAAGTAATTAAGCGCAAGGGAATTCTTAGGGTCATCTGCGAAAATCCCAAGCACAAGCAGAAGCAGGGATAA
- the map gene encoding type I methionyl aminopeptidase: MIILKSQAELGKMRDAGRVVAEILALLKERIKPGVTTGELDRLAEKECRKRQAKPAFKGYGGFPYSICSSPDEQVVHGFPNDRPLSEGTILSIDFGVIYRGFYGDSAFTVPVGKINKEKQHLIEVTEKSLSLAIEQVQCQGFLYDVARAVQTCVEAEGFSVVREFVGHGIGKGLHEEPQIPNFVPGAGRGEQLRSGMTLAIEPMVNAGSPGVKILRDGWTAVTVDGRPSAHFEHTVAVTENGPQILTQI, encoded by the coding sequence ATGATAATTTTAAAATCTCAGGCTGAACTCGGAAAGATGAGGGACGCTGGGAGAGTGGTTGCGGAAATACTCGCGCTGCTAAAAGAGCGGATCAAACCAGGCGTAACTACGGGTGAGTTGGATCGCTTAGCTGAAAAAGAATGCCGCAAGCGGCAGGCCAAGCCGGCCTTCAAGGGCTATGGCGGGTTTCCATACAGTATTTGTTCGTCACCAGATGAGCAGGTTGTCCATGGATTTCCAAATGATCGGCCGCTTTCTGAAGGGACCATTCTGAGTATTGACTTCGGGGTGATCTATCGCGGATTTTATGGTGATTCCGCTTTCACCGTGCCCGTTGGTAAAATTAACAAGGAAAAACAACATTTAATAGAGGTCACTGAAAAATCTCTTTCGCTGGCGATTGAACAGGTTCAGTGTCAAGGTTTTCTCTATGATGTTGCTCGAGCCGTGCAGACTTGCGTTGAGGCGGAAGGATTCAGCGTGGTGAGAGAATTTGTAGGGCATGGAATAGGCAAAGGTCTGCACGAAGAACCTCAGATCCCCAATTTTGTTCCCGGTGCCGGGCGTGGTGAGCAACTTCGTTCTGGCATGACCTTGGCGATCGAGCCAATGGTTAATGCCGGTTCTCCGGGGGTAAAGATTTTGCGTGATGGCTGGACAGCGGTTACAGTTGATGGCCGACCATCGGCTCATTTTGAACACACTGTGGCTGTTACCGAGAACGGACCCCAGATTTTAACTCAGATCTGA
- a CDS encoding adenylate kinase — protein MKMIFLGPPGSGKGTQAKMISEKLGIPQISTGDMLRSAVREGTPMGRKAKAMMDAGALVADEVVVGIVQERLAMADCNPGFILDGFPRTVPQADALQTCLQNLGKDLDAVISLEVDSDAVVERITGRRTCRDCGKMFHVRFDPPSQEGICDSCGGELYLRDDDQEMTIRKRLEVYAEQTAPLIDYYQQADLVRTVDGMQEISKVQDQILVAVGSK, from the coding sequence GTGAAGATGATCTTTTTGGGTCCGCCCGGTTCGGGCAAGGGGACCCAGGCAAAAATGATTTCTGAAAAGCTCGGAATACCCCAGATTTCAACTGGGGATATGCTTCGCTCTGCCGTTCGAGAAGGAACCCCGATGGGGCGCAAGGCTAAAGCCATGATGGACGCAGGGGCTTTGGTGGCTGATGAAGTCGTCGTTGGAATCGTTCAGGAACGGTTGGCGATGGCCGATTGTAATCCTGGGTTCATCTTAGATGGTTTTCCCCGTACAGTGCCTCAGGCCGATGCCCTTCAGACCTGCTTGCAGAATCTTGGTAAAGATCTTGACGCAGTGATTTCTCTTGAGGTCGATAGTGACGCGGTTGTAGAGCGTATCACTGGTCGTCGAACATGTCGTGACTGCGGTAAAATGTTTCACGTACGTTTCGATCCGCCATCGCAGGAAGGCATCTGCGATAGCTGCGGCGGTGAACTTTACCTCCGCGATGATGACCAGGAGATGACCATCCGTAAACGTTTAGAGGTTTATGCTGAACAGACGGCACCTCTGATCGATTACTATCAGCAAGCCGACCTTGTTCGGACGGTTGATGGCATGCAGGAAATCTCTAAGGTGCAGGATCAGATCCTGGTGGCTGTGGGCTCCAAGTAA